In the genome of Variibacter gotjawalensis, one region contains:
- the rfaE2 gene encoding D-glycero-beta-D-manno-heptose 1-phosphate adenylyltransferase → MKPDELTNARVLVFGDVMLDEYVTGVVSRVSPEAPIPVLLRGEHHASAGGAANVAANINALGGKAILVGLIGEDAPGDELEQILARAPGIETRLVRDSHCRTTIKTRFLAGGQHLLRVDQERQQSRHDYGVRLVAAAEAALANIDIVIVSDYGKGIVSAQAFAALAAAARAAGKIVIVDPKQSDFSFYRGAHYLTPNLKELAQATGHSVASDDAIAAACRAAADTSGANLLVTRSERGMSLALPGEPLRHVRASAREVFDVSGAGDTAVATFGAALATGHSPEQAMILANAAAGLSVAKRGTAVVTARELSDYLAAAGGPHEATLGPMPLDQAVELRRLWRERGLRVGFTNGCFDILHPGHVKLLAEAAARCDRLIVGLNSDRSVRALKGASRPVNNSEARGAVLAALRSVDAVVVFDEDTPSQVIDRLKPDLLVKGGDYTKDTIVGAREVELYGGEVMIVPLVAGHSTTAILAHRKEAAQ, encoded by the coding sequence ATGAAGCCTGACGAGCTTACAAACGCGCGCGTATTGGTATTCGGCGACGTGATGCTCGACGAATATGTGACCGGCGTTGTCAGCCGCGTGTCGCCGGAGGCGCCGATCCCAGTGCTGTTGCGCGGGGAGCATCATGCGTCCGCCGGCGGTGCCGCGAACGTAGCGGCAAACATCAATGCGCTTGGCGGCAAGGCAATCCTAGTCGGCTTGATCGGCGAGGACGCTCCCGGTGATGAGCTCGAGCAAATTCTCGCGCGCGCGCCGGGCATCGAGACCCGTCTCGTGCGCGATTCGCACTGCCGCACCACTATCAAGACGCGGTTTCTCGCCGGTGGTCAGCATTTGCTCCGGGTGGACCAAGAACGTCAGCAATCGCGTCACGATTACGGGGTTCGGCTCGTAGCCGCTGCGGAAGCTGCTCTCGCAAATATCGATATCGTCATCGTCTCCGACTACGGCAAAGGCATCGTCTCGGCTCAGGCCTTCGCGGCCCTGGCCGCAGCCGCGCGCGCGGCCGGCAAAATCGTCATCGTCGACCCGAAGCAGTCCGACTTCTCTTTCTATCGCGGCGCGCACTATTTGACGCCGAACCTGAAGGAACTTGCGCAGGCGACAGGTCATTCAGTTGCGAGCGACGACGCGATCGCGGCGGCTTGCCGCGCGGCCGCCGATACGTCAGGCGCGAACCTTTTGGTAACACGATCGGAGCGCGGCATGTCGCTCGCTCTGCCCGGCGAGCCGCTGCGTCACGTGCGAGCGAGCGCGCGCGAAGTGTTTGACGTGTCAGGCGCCGGCGATACGGCCGTCGCGACGTTCGGCGCGGCGCTTGCGACAGGGCATTCACCCGAGCAAGCTATGATTCTCGCCAATGCGGCGGCCGGACTTTCGGTCGCCAAGCGCGGGACTGCTGTCGTCACGGCGCGCGAACTCAGCGACTATCTCGCTGCTGCCGGTGGACCGCACGAAGCGACGCTCGGCCCGATGCCGCTCGATCAAGCCGTCGAACTGCGCCGCTTGTGGCGCGAACGCGGCCTGCGCGTCGGCTTCACCAACGGCTGTTTCGATATTCTGCATCCTGGGCACGTGAAGCTCCTCGCGGAAGCTGCGGCGCGTTGCGATCGGCTGATCGTCGGACTGAATTCGGATCGCTCGGTGCGGGCACTGAAAGGCGCGAGCCGCCCCGTGAACAACTCTGAGGCGCGCGGCGCCGTGCTCGCAGCATTGCGGAGCGTCGATGCGGTCGTTGTGTTCGACGAAGACACGCCGTCACAAGTCATCGATCGGCTCAAGCCCGATCTTCTGGTGAAGGGCGGCGACTACACGAAGGACACTATCGTCGGCGCGCGCGAAGTCGAACTCTATGGCGGCGAGGTGATGATCGTACCGCTGGTCGCCGGCCATTCGACCACCGCGATCCTCGCGCACCGCAAGGAAGCTGCGCAATGA
- a CDS encoding glutathione S-transferase family protein — translation MALIILGLEKQVDIQGADTQAEGDSIRVQNPLGKIPTLVTEDGESWYDSRVIVEYLDAHAGGGKIIPKDSKTRLEALRMMALADGGSDASLLMIYEGRYRQPDKHEPKWVALQQGKVDRVLTALESNPPAITNPPHVGQLAVASLLGYQDFRFDGKWRAKYPKLVAWLDSFAAKVPAFEATKAPPQ, via the coding sequence ATGGCGCTCATTATCCTTGGGCTCGAGAAGCAAGTCGACATTCAAGGCGCGGACACGCAGGCGGAAGGCGACTCGATCCGCGTGCAGAACCCGCTCGGCAAGATCCCGACGCTTGTCACCGAAGACGGCGAGAGCTGGTACGACTCGCGCGTCATCGTCGAATATCTCGACGCGCATGCGGGTGGCGGCAAGATCATTCCGAAAGACAGCAAGACTCGCCTCGAAGCGCTGCGCATGATGGCGCTTGCCGATGGCGGCAGCGATGCATCGCTGCTCATGATCTACGAAGGCCGCTATCGCCAGCCCGATAAGCACGAGCCGAAGTGGGTCGCGTTGCAGCAGGGCAAAGTCGATCGCGTACTTACAGCGCTTGAGAGCAATCCGCCGGCGATTACGAATCCGCCGCATGTGGGGCAGCTCGCCGTCGCGAGCTTGCTCGGCTATCAGGACTTCCGCTTCGACGGAAAGTGGCGCGCGAAGTATCCGAAACTCGTCGCATGGCTCGACTCGTTCGCCGCGAAGGTGCCGGCCTTCGAGGCGACGAAAGCGCCGCCGCAATAA
- a CDS encoding 23S rRNA (adenine(2030)-N(6))-methyltransferase RlmJ: MNYRHAFHAGNFADVHKHAALVLVLQHLRQKDAAFRVVDTHAGAGRYNLAGEEAERTGEWRGGIGRLMPRLRDAADTGSLTAEATALLKTYFDAVAGENQNGELRYPGSPLIVRHLLRPQDRLIACESEPGAARKLERTLGVDKRTKAIEIDGWKALTAYIPPKERRGLVLIDPPYERPDEFEHLAGAVAEAWRKWPGGIYMIWYPIKDVGASNKLARSLDKSITTGILRSELSFAETPTDKLRGSGLLIINPPWRFDAQLRVIGPALAKALTSENPCRSSLEWIRAAA; the protein is encoded by the coding sequence ATGAATTACCGTCACGCCTTCCACGCCGGCAATTTCGCCGATGTCCACAAGCACGCAGCGCTTGTCCTGGTCCTTCAGCATCTGCGGCAGAAGGACGCGGCTTTCCGCGTCGTCGACACTCACGCGGGTGCTGGGCGCTACAACCTCGCCGGCGAAGAGGCCGAGCGCACCGGCGAGTGGCGCGGCGGAATTGGGCGGCTGATGCCCCGACTTCGCGACGCTGCGGACACCGGGAGTTTGACGGCCGAGGCGACCGCATTGCTGAAGACGTACTTCGACGCGGTCGCTGGCGAAAACCAAAACGGTGAGCTTCGTTATCCAGGATCTCCGCTCATCGTCCGCCATCTGTTGCGACCGCAGGACCGTTTGATCGCCTGCGAGTCTGAGCCCGGTGCGGCGCGCAAGCTCGAGCGCACGCTCGGCGTCGACAAGCGCACGAAGGCGATCGAGATCGACGGCTGGAAAGCGCTGACAGCCTATATCCCGCCGAAAGAACGGCGCGGCTTGGTGCTGATCGATCCGCCGTACGAACGGCCGGACGAGTTCGAGCATCTTGCCGGCGCGGTTGCCGAAGCGTGGCGAAAATGGCCGGGCGGCATCTACATGATCTGGTATCCGATCAAAGATGTCGGAGCATCCAACAAGCTCGCGCGCAGTCTCGATAAATCCATCACGACCGGCATTCTGCGCTCCGAACTTTCTTTCGCCGAGACACCAACCGACAAGTTGCGCGGCAGCGGCCTGCTGATCATCAATCCGCCGTGGCGTTTTGACGCTCAACTCCGCGTGATCGGCCCTGCTCTCGCAAAAGCACTCACGTCAGAAAACCCTTGTCGCTCAAGCCTCGAATGGATTCGCGCCGCCGCGTGA
- a CDS encoding SDR family NAD(P)-dependent oxidoreductase, with protein MPVLLYFIPLFALYASAVYSIFGLYESKWRFASLPDLANIFKSVTCLAVSLIVIDYVLASSTIYGGFLFGKITIALYWCVQFMLLGGPRIAYRYFRYSRLRKRAIATDAKQTLIMGRAADAEMILRSIESGALRKVWPAGILSPSPADQEMVVRGTRVLGTLEDLERVVVEQARRGHKIDQVILTGGVLAESVKPEFIIGRARQLDIEVRTLAGLQEGAQGSARPRVARIAVEDLLLRPSVKIDHRRLERLIQGKSIAVTGGGGSIGLEICKSAVNFGASRVLVLENSEPILRAALDRLETMDTKTEIDGRIADVRDRNRMFRMLADFQPDLVFHAAALKHIQLVERDWAEGVRTNVFGSINVADAAIAAGARGMVMISTDKAVEPVSVLGATKRLAEIYCHALDTEILARGPNSSIVPLNRKGESTRLISVRFGNVLASNGSVVPRFRTQIEAGGPVTVTHPDMVRYFMTIREASDLVITASSHALGAERSTPSIYVLNMGQPVKIVELAERMIRLSGYEPYEDIDITFTGLRDGERLNEVLFAGDESSAEIGISGVVAARPECPPLAEVRNALTALDAALAADDRDAVFRVFKEAVPDFRGAAA; from the coding sequence ATGCCCGTTCTTCTCTACTTCATTCCGCTTTTCGCTTTGTACGCCTCTGCCGTTTACTCGATTTTCGGGCTCTACGAATCCAAATGGCGCTTTGCGTCGCTGCCAGACCTCGCAAATATCTTCAAATCGGTGACGTGTTTGGCAGTTTCGCTAATCGTCATCGACTACGTCTTGGCCTCCAGCACGATTTACGGCGGCTTCCTTTTCGGGAAGATAACGATCGCGCTCTATTGGTGCGTTCAATTCATGCTCCTGGGTGGGCCGCGCATCGCATACCGCTACTTCCGCTATTCGCGGTTGCGCAAGCGCGCGATAGCGACGGACGCCAAGCAGACTCTGATCATGGGCCGCGCCGCCGACGCGGAGATGATTCTGCGTTCCATTGAGAGCGGCGCGCTGCGAAAAGTCTGGCCGGCCGGCATCCTCTCGCCGTCGCCAGCGGATCAGGAGATGGTGGTGCGGGGCACGCGCGTGCTCGGCACCTTGGAAGATCTCGAACGCGTCGTCGTCGAGCAGGCGCGCCGCGGTCACAAGATCGATCAAGTCATCCTAACCGGCGGTGTGCTCGCCGAGTCCGTCAAACCGGAATTCATTATTGGACGCGCGCGTCAGCTCGATATCGAGGTGCGGACGCTGGCCGGTCTGCAAGAAGGTGCGCAAGGTAGCGCGCGGCCACGCGTAGCTCGCATTGCCGTGGAAGATTTGCTGCTGCGACCGAGCGTCAAGATCGACCACCGCCGCTTGGAGCGACTGATCCAAGGCAAATCCATCGCTGTGACGGGAGGCGGTGGATCGATAGGCCTCGAAATTTGCAAGAGTGCTGTGAACTTCGGCGCGTCGCGCGTCCTCGTACTGGAGAATTCCGAGCCGATCTTACGTGCTGCGCTCGATCGCCTTGAGACGATGGACACGAAAACCGAGATCGATGGGCGCATCGCGGATGTACGCGATCGCAATCGCATGTTTCGGATGTTGGCGGATTTCCAGCCCGATCTCGTTTTCCACGCGGCCGCGCTCAAGCACATTCAGCTCGTGGAGCGCGATTGGGCGGAGGGTGTGCGCACCAACGTGTTCGGCTCCATCAATGTCGCGGATGCGGCCATCGCAGCCGGCGCTCGCGGCATGGTGATGATTTCGACCGACAAAGCGGTCGAGCCGGTGTCGGTTCTTGGCGCCACCAAGCGCCTTGCCGAAATCTATTGCCACGCACTGGATACTGAAATCCTTGCGCGCGGCCCAAATTCGTCGATCGTCCCGCTCAACCGGAAGGGCGAGTCGACGCGGTTGATTTCCGTGCGCTTCGGCAACGTGCTTGCGTCGAACGGTTCGGTTGTCCCGCGCTTCCGCACGCAAATTGAAGCCGGCGGGCCCGTCACGGTGACGCATCCCGATATGGTGCGCTACTTCATGACGATCCGCGAGGCGAGCGATCTCGTGATCACGGCGTCGAGCCACGCTCTTGGCGCAGAGCGGTCGACGCCATCGATCTACGTATTGAACATGGGCCAGCCCGTGAAAATCGTTGAGCTGGCCGAGCGGATGATCCGACTGTCCGGATATGAACCTTACGAAGACATCGACATCACATTCACGGGCTTGCGCGATGGCGAGCGCCTTAACGAGGTGCTTTTCGCCGGCGACGAGTCATCCGCTGAGATCGGGATTTCAGGCGTTGTCGCTGCGCGGCCCGAATGTCCGCCGCTTGCCGAGGTCCGGAACGCGCTGACCGCGCTGGACGCGGCGCTCGCTGCTGACGATCGAGACGCGGTATTCCGGGTCTTCAAAGAAGCGGTGCCGGATTTCCGCGGCGCGGCGGCTTAA
- a CDS encoding ribonuclease T2 family protein, translated as MSFTRIVSRLAGGLVFLSLFIGSANAQQDRRQNEAGKFNFYVLALSWSPSFCESRGERAPRQQCGSRPYSFVVHGLWPQYERGYPEYCQVPAPRLQREIMTSMLDIMPAPGLIYREWDKHGTCAGTSARTYFENVRKARAIVKIPEQFLDPKEYQTVSPDEVEEAFVKANPGLTREAIAVDCDRRHLREVRVCMTKELGFRNCAEIDRRACRRDKLVMPPVRGGS; from the coding sequence GTGAGCTTCACCCGTATCGTTTCGAGGCTCGCTGGCGGCCTCGTGTTTCTTTCGCTGTTCATTGGCTCCGCAAACGCGCAGCAGGACCGGCGGCAAAACGAAGCCGGCAAATTCAATTTCTACGTCCTGGCTCTTTCATGGTCGCCGTCGTTCTGCGAGTCGCGGGGCGAGCGCGCGCCGCGTCAGCAATGCGGATCCCGCCCGTACTCGTTCGTGGTGCACGGTCTGTGGCCGCAATACGAGCGCGGCTATCCGGAATATTGCCAAGTTCCGGCGCCGCGGCTACAGCGCGAGATCATGACGTCGATGCTCGACATCATGCCGGCGCCGGGCTTGATCTATCGCGAGTGGGATAAGCACGGCACCTGCGCCGGCACATCGGCCCGTACCTATTTCGAGAATGTTCGCAAGGCGCGCGCGATCGTCAAAATTCCGGAGCAATTTCTGGATCCGAAAGAGTATCAGACGGTTTCGCCGGACGAGGTCGAAGAAGCCTTCGTCAAGGCCAATCCGGGCCTGACGCGCGAAGCCATCGCGGTCGACTGCGACCGGCGTCACCTGCGCGAAGTACGCGTCTGCATGACGAAAGAGTTGGGCTTTCGGAATTGCGCGGAGATCGACCGCCGCGCTTGCCGCCGAGACAAGCTCGTGATGCCGCCCGTGCGTGGCGGTTCGTAG
- a CDS encoding SDR family oxidoreductase, which yields MVSSVSGIALVTGGARRIGGAISLALAKAGSAVVIHTHRPDTAADDMVRSIVANGGRAATITGELADADGPARLIADAAKTFGAPTLLVNSASTFESDALGTLTAEAWDRQLAVNLRAPIFLAQAFAATLPQDQTGCIINITDQRARKIVPRHFSYSLAKSALETATIMLAQALAPRIRVNAVAPGPTAASTRQDADAFRRQQQSLPLGDGPDADAIAAAVVYLAGARHISGETIAVDGGQHIAWQTPDAFGDDE from the coding sequence ATGGTTTCGTCAGTGTCCGGCATTGCTCTCGTCACCGGCGGCGCACGCCGCATCGGTGGCGCGATTTCGCTGGCGCTGGCGAAGGCCGGTTCCGCGGTCGTCATCCACACGCATCGGCCGGACACGGCTGCAGACGATATGGTCCGCAGCATCGTCGCGAATGGCGGACGTGCGGCCACGATCACGGGCGAACTCGCTGATGCGGATGGCCCTGCCCGGCTTATCGCGGACGCGGCGAAAACCTTCGGTGCTCCGACGCTGCTGGTGAACTCCGCTTCGACTTTCGAGAGCGATGCGCTCGGCACGCTGACCGCCGAGGCATGGGATCGCCAGCTCGCGGTCAATCTTCGTGCGCCAATTTTTCTCGCGCAGGCTTTCGCGGCGACGCTGCCGCAAGACCAGACCGGCTGCATCATCAACATTACGGACCAGCGCGCCCGCAAGATCGTGCCGCGCCATTTCTCCTACTCACTGGCGAAAAGCGCGCTCGAAACCGCGACCATCATGCTGGCGCAGGCGCTCGCTCCGCGCATTCGGGTGAATGCCGTGGCTCCGGGCCCGACCGCCGCCAGCACGCGGCAGGACGCCGATGCCTTCCGCCGCCAGCAACAGTCCCTGCCGCTCGGCGATGGGCCGGATGCTGACGCGATCGCGGCGGCGGTCGTCTATTTGGCGGGGGCCCGGCACATTTCAGGCGAAACCATCGCGGTCGACGGCGGGCAGCATATCGCCTGGCAGACCCCGGACGCGTTCGGCGACGACGAGTAG
- the rfaD gene encoding ADP-glyceromanno-heptose 6-epimerase, translating to MIVVTGGGGFIGSRVVARLGEDNVPAAVIEDFTRAEKWANLRVDNLYDLVDWQDAFVWLDANADAVSAVVHMGAISSTTVTDLDLIRRKNVRFTLELWAWCAQHGKPLVYASSAATYGAGEHGFLDTLSLDDLRKLKPLNMYGWSKQVADLRILRDAANGAPTPPHWYGLKFFNVYGPNEAHKGSMRSVALKLYEQLHGSGYLTLFRSHHPDYEDGKQLRDFVYVDDVADVIVWLLRGGAPSGLYNVGTGKAEPFLAIAEALLRETGKDVPVTYVDMPANIRDQYQYYTEADIKKLRQAGYNGGFRDVAAGVASYVKALQSGS from the coding sequence ATGATCGTCGTGACGGGCGGTGGCGGCTTCATCGGCTCGCGCGTCGTGGCGCGGCTTGGCGAAGACAATGTGCCGGCCGCCGTGATCGAAGATTTCACGCGCGCCGAGAAGTGGGCGAATCTCCGCGTTGACAATCTGTACGACCTCGTCGATTGGCAGGACGCGTTTGTGTGGCTCGACGCGAACGCTGACGCTGTCTCGGCGGTCGTGCATATGGGCGCGATTTCGTCGACGACGGTTACGGATCTCGATCTCATTCGCCGTAAGAATGTGCGGTTTACGCTCGAGCTGTGGGCGTGGTGCGCTCAGCATGGAAAACCGCTCGTTTACGCCTCCTCGGCCGCGACCTACGGCGCCGGTGAGCATGGTTTTCTCGATACGCTGAGCCTCGACGATCTGCGCAAGCTCAAGCCGCTCAACATGTACGGCTGGTCGAAGCAGGTTGCCGATCTGCGCATTCTGCGCGATGCCGCGAACGGCGCACCGACGCCGCCGCATTGGTACGGCCTGAAATTCTTCAACGTGTATGGGCCGAACGAAGCGCACAAAGGATCGATGCGGTCGGTCGCCCTGAAGCTTTACGAACAGCTGCACGGCAGCGGGTACCTCACGCTCTTCCGCTCGCATCATCCCGATTACGAAGACGGCAAACAGCTTCGCGATTTTGTCTACGTCGACGATGTTGCGGACGTGATCGTCTGGCTGTTGCGGGGTGGCGCCCCCTCTGGTCTCTACAATGTCGGCACCGGCAAAGCCGAACCGTTTCTCGCGATCGCGGAGGCCCTGCTGCGTGAGACCGGCAAGGACGTTCCAGTGACCTATGTCGACATGCCGGCAAATATCCGTGATCAATATCAGTACTACACGGAGGCCGACATCAAGAAGCTGCGTCAAGCCGGCTACAACGGCGGCTTCCGCGACGTTGCGGCCGGGGTCGCCTCCTACGTGAAGGCACTGCAATCCGGTTCTTAG
- a CDS encoding cold-shock protein has product MSMTGTIKFFNTERGYGFIKPDTGGPDVFVHITAVERAGLKSLNEGQPLAYEVEPDKKGKGPKAVNLVLK; this is encoded by the coding sequence ATGTCGATGACTGGTACGATCAAGTTCTTCAATACGGAGCGCGGCTACGGCTTCATTAAGCCGGACACAGGCGGCCCGGATGTGTTCGTTCACATCACGGCGGTTGAGCGCGCAGGTCTCAAGTCGCTGAACGAAGGCCAGCCGCTGGCTTACGAGGTTGAGCCCGACAAAAAGGGCAAGGGACCGAAAGCGGTCAACCTCGTCCTGAAGTAG